A region of Lycium barbarum isolate Lr01 chromosome 1, ASM1917538v2, whole genome shotgun sequence DNA encodes the following proteins:
- the LOC132615628 gene encoding uncharacterized protein LOC132615628, giving the protein MGGSYGFSDKWVNLVWRSFSNIWYSILINGSRKGFFHSSRGLRQGDPLSPALFILGAEVLFRMLNTLHNDNLYTSFSMNRFGPQISHLAYADDVIIFTSGDLYSLNLVKIILNNYAKCSGQLINEEKSCFMVNPNTCSDEVARIKEITGYKYKEFPFTYLGCPIYVGRKLISTFNAAITKVVRKTSGWQGKLLSIGGCTDEKKKLHWSSWAKMCYPTEEGGLGFRRLKDISDALEMKRWWRFRTEKSLWAEFIKVKYCRLSHHVDRK; this is encoded by the exons ATGGGTGGATCTTATGGTTTTTCTGATAAGTGGGTGAATCTTGTATGGAGATCTTTCTCCAATATTTGGTACTCTATTCTTATAAATGGTTCAAGAAAAGGTTTCTTCCACTCCTCCAGAGGCTTGAGACAAGGAGACCCTCTGTCTCCTGCTCTTTTCATTTTGGGAGCTGAAGTTTTGTTCAGAATGCTAAATACACTCCATAATGACAACCTTTATACTAGTTTCTCTATGAACAGGTTTGGTCCTCAGATATCCCACCTAGCATATGCTGATGATGTTATAATCTTCACATCAGGGGACTTATACTCACTGAACTTGGTCAAAATCATTCTAAACAATTATGCTAAGTGTTCTGGCCAACTCATAAATGAAGAGAAAAGCTGCTTTATGGTGAATCCCAATACCTGTTCTGATGAGGTTGCTAGAATCAAAGAAATTACTGGgtacaagtataaagaatttccTTTTACCTACCTTGGGTGCCCAATTTATGTTGGTAGAAAACTCATTTCTACTTTCAATGCTGCTATTACTAAAGTTGTCAGAAAAACCTCAGGATGGCAAGGAAAATTGTTATCGATTGGTG GTTGTACTGATGAGAAGAAGAAGCTTCACTGGAGCTCATGGGCTAAAATGTGTTATCCTACTGAAGAGGGTGGCCTAGGTTTCAGAAGACTGAAGGACATCAGTGATGCTTTGGAAATGAAGAGGTGGTGGAGATTCAGAACTGAGAAATCTCTATGGGCAGAATTCATTAAAGTCAAGTATTGCAGACTTTCTCACCATGTGGACAGAAAGTAG